One region of Gossypium raimondii isolate GPD5lz chromosome 6, ASM2569854v1, whole genome shotgun sequence genomic DNA includes:
- the LOC105774170 gene encoding uncharacterized protein LOC105774170 — MAPSFLSFVSLYGIYLRRCFATSGLTSQFIDIDDHTTIHLWAPNPDHQTPQQQKPSLLLLHGFGPSAMWQWRRQAQFFSPHFHVYVPDLVFFGDSTTKSKERSEVFQAVSMGKLMEKLQVKKYHVMGTSYGGFVAYHMAKLWPEKVEKVVIASSGVNMRKADNMELLQRANVENVEEIMLPETATQLRTLTRLAISRRFTMVPDFFWKDVINQLYSENRNEKLQLLKGITLLAGDDSCKLPPLQQDVLIVWGDKDQIFPLKMAYELKELTGKKTRLEIIQNTSHVPQIENSTRFNNIVKNFLCGSS, encoded by the exons ATGGCACCCTCCTTTCTCAGCTTTGTCTCCTTATACGGCATCTACCTCCGCCGTTGCTTTGCCACCTCCGGCCTCACTTCACAATTCATCGACATCGATGACCACACCACCATCCACTTATGGGCTCCAAATCCCGACCACCAAACTCCACAGCAACAAAAACCCTCCTTGCTTTTGCTCCATGGGTTCGGTCCCAGCGCTATGTGGCAATGGCGTCGACAGGCCCAATTCTTCTCCCCTCACTTCCACGTCTACGTTCCCGACCTGGTTTTCTTCGGTGATTCCACCACAAAGTCCAAGGAAAGGTCGGAGGTATTCCAAGCAGTTTCGATGGGGAAGCTGATGGAGAAGCTTCAAGTGAAGAAGTACCACGTTATGGGGACCAGCTATGGAGGGTTTGTGGCGTACCACATGGCCAAACTGTGGCCGGAGAAGGTGGAGAAAGTGGTGATTGCGAGCTCTGGAGTAAACATGCGGAAAGCAGATAACATGGAGTTGTTGCAAAGAGCTAATGTGGAGAACGTTGAAGAGATTATGCTTCCCGAGACGGCCACTCAGTTAAGGACATTGACTCGTTTGGCCATATCAAGGCGTTTCACCATGGTTCCTGATTTTTTCTGGAAGGACGTGATTAAC CAATTATACTCAGAAAACAGAAACGAGAAACTGCAACTTTTAAAGGGAATTACCCTACTGGCTGGTGATGATTCATGCAAGCTACCTCCACTTCAACAG GATGTGCTGATAGTTTGGGGAGATAAAGACCAGATATTCCCTTTGAAAATGGCTTATGAACTCAAGGA GCTTACTGGGAAGAAGACAAGGCTGGAAATAATACAAAACACATCTCATGTGCCCCAGATTGAGAACTCAACACGGTTCAACAACATTGTCAAAAACTTCCTATGTGGGTCCTCATAA